The following DNA comes from Candidatus Poribacteria bacterium.
AACGCGCACGGAATCGTCTAAAGGAGCATGAAAACATGATTCAAGAAACACTCGGCAGCGTACACTTGCCTGCCAACTTTACCGAGAATATTATGCGACAAACTGCTAATATAAAGCCAGCAACTCCTGTGAGCAGTAGGCCTTTAGTGCCGGTGGCACTCTCTACTGCAACAGCCGTTTTTATTTTTCTCATGATGGGTGTGGGTTCGCAATACCTCGCCCGCTTTCAGAAGCCCTATAACCTGAACGCGCAGTCGGAAACCACCGTTGAAATCATTGATGCGCCGATTGTCCTTGATACACAAGCAAAGCCGGATTTACGGAACCAATCCGGACGTTTTGATACCACCGGTAAAAGCAGCAGTGCCGGTCCCCAAGTCTCCGAACCCGTGCTGCTTGCCGCTGCACAGATAGAAAAGGAGACGCGTCCGTCAACAAAACAGCAGTGGATACAAGCAAGCGGTCCTGAAAAAGCGGGTTCAGTATCGGGCGTATTAGTAAGTTCATGGGGGGATGTCTATGCGACTTCTAAAATCGGTATCTACAGATTAGCACCAGATGCCACTGCCTGGACGCTCGTGAGTCCGCTCCCTCCAGAGGTTACCACAGACAACCACGGAATACCGATGGCAGAACGAAACGATACACTCTATCTTGTTTTTCCTGATAGTGTGTTTGCGTCAAAAGATAGAGGCGAGACATGGACAAAACTTGGCGAGCGTCCACAGGGACGCGTTATTGGACTCGTGATAACGGATGATGCATTGTACCTTGCGTTTCGAGATAAAGGCATTTTCCGATCTACAGATACGGATCAGCAGTGGAAACCACTTAACAGTGAAGTAGTAGATGGTGAGGTACTTTCAGTCGCTGCTATTGAAAACACAGTGTTTGTCGGGACAAATCAAGGTCTCTATCGTTTGCATTCAGGGATATCGGAGAAATTGTCGATAGATACCACGAAAGCCATCCACTCTTTGTCGGTTTCTGGAAATAATCTCTATATTGGAACGGGACGCGACCTCTCTCAGTTGGGAAATCCTGAAGGAAGACAGACGTATTTAGAGAACGTTATGAGCAACATCAATTCGGATGTAAGGACATGGGAGGTCTTCCACTCAACCGATTTGGGCGATTCGTGGACCGATATAACGCCGACAAGCAATTCGCACATGATGAAAATCTCGTCGGGCGTTAAAGTCTTGGCAGCTGAAAAGGGTATTCTGGTATTAGGAATGGTAAGTTTCCACTCAAGCGACGGTGGAAAAACGTGGACAGAATTGGGTAAGGATTCAATGACGATCCTTAGTTGGACCCCTGCGGTAGCAGTGAACGAAAATACATTCCTCAAAGCCGGAGTCTCTGGACTTACACGCTCAATTGACGGTGGCGAATCGTGGCACTCATTTATGGATGGAATAGCAGGTATTGCAGTATTCAACTTAGTGGGGTTCAAAAATGAACTTTACACAAGTACCACCAAGGGTATCTCTAAATCCAGCGATGGCGGTGAATCGTGGAAACATATTCGGTTGGCTTCAGGCGAACTCACACTAAAACCGATAGAGGAAAACAGTTTTACTTCCCCACTGATTTTTCCAAAATTAGCAATTGCTGACGGTGTCCTTTATGGCATCGCATCTGGTTCAGCCACAGAGAATACATTTCATCTCTGCCGTCTCTCCAGGAATGGTAATGTGTTAGTTCCTATCCAAGGGACACCAGCTCTTGGCAAAAAGTTTTCTATAACAGATCTAAAGGCATGGGCAGATGTAATGGATTCCCTCGAAAAATTTCCCGGTGCATTTGCGGTCAATGGCAAGACTTTCTATGTAGAATACAAGCGGGAGCTTCTTCGGTGGAAACGCGGTGAATCGGAATGGTTTAGGACCGGGCTCATAGATACAGGCGAATCCCCCAGTGACGGTGATGATGTTATAAAAGGTTTCAATCTTGCTGTTTCCGATGAAATCGTCTACGTTGGAAAACGCGATGGACACCTCTTTCAATCGTTTGACAATGGGGTTACATGGAACGATTTAACGTCAAACCTACCACTGCGTTTTGAGCGTTTCAATGATATAATCTTTGCGGGTTCAACAGTATACGTTGCTACAGACGCGGGTGTCTTGACCTCGGAGGATGGTAAACGTTGGGACGCAATCACCGATACGGCAGGAACGCACACCCTCATCGATCAAATCGCTGTGGATACCACAACAGTTTACGGTGCTGGTGACGAAGGGGTCTATCGATTGAATAATCGTGAGGGATGGGAAAAGATTTCGCCAGAAGTGCCAGATAACGTCATCTCTTTCGTGGTTAAAGGCGATAGACTTTATATTGCGACTGAACAACGTGGGATGTTTTATGTCTCTGTTGAAAAAGAATGGTAGGCAGCTGAACCGAACACAGCAACCTTAAATCCTGAACGCTGGCAAACACGCGAGCACCATTTCCTTAACAGATTAAGGAAACATATAAATGAAAAATCATCTGCTTAGAAAACCTTTGATATTTATTGCACTTCTTGGCTGTTTGTTTGGGTGCAATGCGGACAGGTACATTGATCCAACAGAAGCCGCCCGAATTGCCAAGGTGAAGGAGGGAGAGATCTACGAACTCAGCGACCAGAGCTGGGAGGCTAAAATAGAGGTGGTTTTCTCACAACCCCCGATGGATTTAAAAATCATTGAAGTCGTCATTAATCACGAAGATTACGAACATCAATGGGAACAAATCGACAACATTGTGACGCTATACCTTACATTTAGCAAGACAGAACCCGCAGATTTGGAGAATCCCATTGATTCTTCGCTAACGTATAAAGCCGAACTCATACTTAATTGGAGCACAGGTCGAAAGCAGATTGAGATGACGCTAAAACCACAGCGACATGTTGCAGAATTACCCTAACCTTCTGAGGATATAACGGACATGCGATTCTTTAAGTGTGAGTGTTTTTTTAACCGACTGCAGATCTGTCTCTTTTTAGCGGGCTCGCTATTTTTTGCGTGTCAATCAAGTCCCGATCCAAGCACTCTCAAACCCGAAAAAGAGGACATTGACACGGAGGATAGTATTGAGCCAATCGCACGACTACCAACGATCAAGGAGACGTTTGAACAACTCAAACGTGAAAACCCTGGCGACATTTTAGATGAGGACTTCAAAACTCTCCGACGGCTTGTCACGTCCAAAACTTATTTGGACTTCCTCAGACATAACCATCCGATAGAAGCTCAATATCAAACTTATCATGCGTTCTGGAAAATCGCAGCATCTCATCTGTCGCGATACCTGCCATTTTTAAAGCAGCATCTTGAGAAACCTGACGCAGAAGATGCCGCGAATGCACATCTTTTCGCAGAACACTATAGACATGTTCTGACGCGTGAATACCATGGCGAAGATCCTGATATTTTTCAAGACGAAGTGGTGAGGTTGCTGAATGGCCCTGCAATAAATATAGGGCTTAAGCATTTTGTAGACGGCGAGGGCAATGCTTTAAATGAGGAGGAAATCATTTTCTTTACCGTGGAACTTGGTTTTTACGTCCAAAAAACTGAGCAGGCGGATGCTGCACTCGCTCAGGAACTTCTCAATAAACACGGCGAACGTGACGCGCTTATTTGGATCGCGCTTGAGGACCCCGTGTTAATCGGATATATTCTCAAAGATTTTACGGACCCACAAGTGTTGTTGAGATGGATGGCTGGAGAATTTCATCAATAAGAAGCAACAATACAATAAACACTATAACGATTTTCTGTTTCGCAATTACAGCCAAACTATTGTGGGAATTGAAGGTCCCTCATAGGTTTGGCTTTTTCGCGTTCTGCTGAAAAATCCGATGTAAAAAATATAGCAATATTCGCCACAACAATCGGTAAATTCTCCTTTTCACCAGATCAAAAGAAACATTTTAGTGAAGTTATGATATAATTTTTTCAACTTTTTTCCATTATGCAACTTTCCGCATTTTAAATTACGTCATTAATTAGTGAAGGCAGTCCGATGGTCGCGTTTTAAAACCACACATCCGTATCTTATGGGAGTAAACTGATGAAAAACGAAGATGCACAACTGGTCAATCAATTCTTGACAGGCAACGAAAATGCTTTTACGACGCTGGTAAAAAAGTACCAGAAGAGTGTCCACGCGCTCGCGTGGCGGAAGATTGGCGATTTCCACATTGCCGAAGAACTCACGCAGGACACCTTCCTCAAGGCATACCAGAAACTCGCAACGTTGAAGAATCCGAACCAGTTCGCTGGCTGGCTCTATGTGATTGCTGATCGGATTTGTATTGATTGGCATCGAAAGCAGAAACCGCCAATAGAATCCTTGGAAACCACGAGTGCGGAGGAGATAGACGGATCATCTTATCGTCAATATGAAGATGAGCAGCGCGAGGAAGCATCTGTTGAACATCGCCGCAGACGCGTTAGAAACCTTTTAGAAAAACTGCCGGAGAGCGAACGCACGGTGGTAACACTCCACTATCTCGGAGAAATGACATCTAAAGCGATCGGTGAATTTTTGGGTGTATCACCAAACACAGTCAAGAGTCGCCTCCAACGCGCACGGAATCGTCTAAAAGAGCAAGAAAACATGATCCAAGAAACGCTTGGCAGCGTACATCTCCCTACAAATTTCACTGAAAATATCATTAGGCAAGTCGCCGATATAAAGCCGGTAAGTCCTACGAGCGGCAGACCGTTAGTGCCGTGGGCAATCACCTCGGCAACCGCCATTGTTATCTTTCTCATAATGGGCGTGGGATCCCAATACCTTGCTCGCTTTCAGAAACCCTACAATCTGAACGCCCAGTCGGAAATCACCGTTGACATTATTGATGCACCTATCGTCCTTGACTCACAGGCAAAACCGGATCTACGGAATCAATCCGGACGTTTCGAGAACACCGGCGAGCGCGGCAGTACGGGTCCGCAACTTTCGGAACCTGTTGTACTCGGTGCAGGACGGGTAGAAAAGGAGACACCCCCGTCAACACAGCAGCAGTGGATACAAGCAAGTGGTCCGGCAGAGGCTTCTGTGTTAGGTTTACAGGTAAGTGCTGCAGGCGACATATACGCTGCTTCCTCCATTGGTATCTATAAATTGACACCAGACGCTTCTACATGGGCACTCATCAATGCCTCCGTACCGATTACGGGGAACGCGCCGATGGCAGAGCGAGGGGATACGCTCTATCTCGTCTCCAGCAACGAAGTGATTGCTTTAACGGACAGAGGGGAGAACTGGAAGTCGCTCGGCAAGCGTCCGAAAGGACATGCTGTTGGACTCGTTATAACGGATGATGGACGCTACCTTGCCCTTGATGATCAGGTTTTCCGATCTACGGATACCGATAAACAGTGGACCCCGTTAGTAGATAAAGTAGAAGGCAGAATCATCCTCGCAATTGCCGCTGTTGAAAACACGGTATTTGTTGGTACAACCCAAGGGCTTTACCGCTTACACGCAGGCACGTGGGAAAAAATGCCGGTGGATACCACCAACGCTATCCACTCCTTGGCAGTCTCTGGAAACAACCTCTATGTCGGGACAGGTCCCGATTTTTATCAACTTATGACCGCTGAAGGTAGAGCTGCGTACACGAAGCAACTTATGTCTGGCAACAATTCGCAGGCATGGGAACTTTTCCATTCAACAGATTTGGGAAACTCATGGACTGAGATAACCCCAACGGGTAATCTGCTTATAATGAAAATGTCGCCAGGTATTAAAGTTTTAGCGGCCGGAGAAACTGTCTTAGCACTGGGATTGATGGGCACATTCCGCTCAATGGATGGTGGAAACACATGGACTGAACTCGGTACTGATACGCTTGACCCAAATTCAATGATGAATGCCATGATGCCGAGTATATCTCCTGCTGTGGTGTCAGACGAAAATACACTTTTCAAATCTGGGTTCTTCGGTCCCACCCGTTCAACCGATGGCGGTGGATCGTGGCATCCATTTATGAAGGGGATGGTGGGCACCAGAATATATAACTTGGTTGCGTTCAAGAATGCCCTCTATACCAATACTAACACGTCTATTACCAGGTCCACTGATGGCGGGGAATCTTGGAAAGCACTTCGCCTTGATTCTGGAGAACCTACACTAAAATCAGAAAAAGAAGTCGTTCCTAACGATTTTTTGGTTTCTTCTAAGTCAGCTATTTCTGACGATATATTCTACGGTATTGCAGCAAAAGGAGAAAATGAACTGCTCATTTTCCATCTTTCTGCGAACGGTAGCCTCTTCGTACCTATCCAAGGGGTTCCGCCTTTCCGAGGCGATCTCTCCATAGAGAAATTAAAGGCAGTATCGCAGAAAGCCCCTAAAGAAAATATAGCAGATAACACTTCTGGTGACGCTGAAAAAGCAGATGACTTCACTGATATAATTCAGCAGACAGATCCGATGCAACATCTGGAGAAATATCCGACTGGATTCGCAGTCAGCGGCGAGACGTTCTACGTGGAATATAAGCGTAGGCTTTTTCGATGGAAACGCGGTGAATCTGAATGGTTCAATACTGGACTGATAGATATGGCGGGGCTCCCAAAGGATATTGAAAGTCTGGGAGACAGTATGGAAAACTTCAAACTCGCTGTTTCGGATGAAACCGTCTACGTCGGAAAACGTGATGGTCATCTATTTCGATCATTTGATGGCGGCAATACGTGGAAAGACCTGACTCCAAACCTACCGCTTCGCTTCAAGCATATCAACGAAATAGTGTTTGCGGGTTCAACGGTGTACGTCGCAACAAACGCAGGGGTTCTGACATCAGCAGACGGTGAACACTGGGGCGTGATTACTGACAGAACAGGTGTAAACACTGTCATAGACCGAATGACTGCGGCTGGCACAACGGTTTATGGTGTCGGCAGTGGTGGCGCGCACCTATTGGATAAGCGTGGCGAATGGGAAAAAATATCGCCAGAGGTCCCAGACAGTATTATCTCTGCCACTATTAATGGTAATAGGCTTTATGTAGCCACTAAACAACGCGGGATGTTCCACATCTCACTTGAAAACGAAAACAATTGATGTTTTAGAAAAAAAGGCAGGAGGTCTCTCATGAAAAATCGTCTGTTTCCGATTATTATAGCACTGTGCTTTGTTTCTCTTATTGGCGTAGCGTTTTTACACGTACCACGTCCGCAAACCGAGACACCTATCAAAATGGAATCGGTTCAAGAAGACGTCAAGCCAACCGATATGCCCGAAAACAGTGGGGCGAACCCCCTTACCGAAACTGATGCGTTCTCCCAAGTATTTGGGTCAGACGCAGATGTGGAGAAACTCGAAGCGGAACTCTCCGAAACATTTGGGTCAGACATAGATATGGACAAACTTAAAGAAGCACTGCGTTCAAAAGACCCTGAACGTATTAAGGAGGCTATGGGTCCAGAGTTCGCAGCCCGAATGGATGCAGCTATGAAGTACATGGAGGAAAAAATGGAAGGTTTAGAGGAAGGTGAATTTCCTGATTTCAATATCCAAGAATACATGAACATTTTTATGGGTGAAAACGGTCCCAAGATTGATTTCGCGAAAATTTCACAAGAGGCTTTCCGAAGACATTTTCCTGAAGGTGAACCTGAGGATTATGAAGTGGAAATGGCACAGCGAATCCACGAAATAGTTGCAGCGACACCTGGCAACTTTCAAGAAGTAATGTCGGCTGTTACGATGAATCTCGCTCGGGAACAAGATTTCCAATTTTGGGCACTTGCCAACTTTAAAGGTGAGATAGGTCAACAGATGGACTGGATGACACAACAAATCCTTGTAGGAGGCGAGTTAGAGAACATCCAGTACGATATCCCGGAAGACCTGTCTGCATTCACACAGATGCTTACAGAAATCAATCCCCAAGATTCAGCAGCAGTGTCAACACCAACACCCCAAACCGCGACAGACACGACAGAAACGATTGAATCTCAACCTGTCGATCCAAGCGGAAGTACGACGGTCGTAGCAGAGGAACCTAAAATAGATTTACCCATGCCAATGTCCGCGGCGAGAATAAATTCTATCAAGGAAATCCTATCTCAGCACGGAACAGATGAAGGCTTGCTGCAGCTGCTTGAAACCGACACAGAAGCCGCAAACTATCTTTTGGAGCGTTTTGACTCGCCTGCTGAAATAGAAACATGGCTCTCTGAACAATCGACAGAATCAGCACCATCGAAACCGGACATTCGTCAACTGTCCCCGCAACCCTTACCACCGGAGGTTCAACCGTGAAGCAAAACGTTGTAAAATTCAGGATTCTTTTCTTACTGTTTCTACTTCTCTCCCTCTACATTCACAACGCTGCTGAGGGTGCCGAAGAAATCGAACCCGAAACGGAGGCAGGAAATGAACTGGTAGGTGAAATGATGAAGGGAATGGAAGATGTAATGGCGGATCACGAGAAGCGTAAAAAGGCACTGGAGGAATTAGTCAAAAAACCTTTGACTGAAGCACAGCAAAAACTGCTGCGTCAACTGTCTAAAAATACCGGTGCGTTAGATGACATCTTATCCAGTGAACCCTACTTAGCCTATCTGAAATCAGAAACTGGGAAAACGTATAAAGATTTCTTAGACTACGTTGCGGTGATGCCAACACCGAAGCGAAAAACCAAAGTGCTGTTTTCTTTGAAAGAAGCGTTACCGCCAAATACGAAGGCGAAAGCACTCTCAATTTGCACAGATTACTACTTCAAACTCCGCTCACTGCTCGTGAAAGAGCCAGACATTCTTGGTAAAACCAATGCACTTGTCGCATTTCAAACCAAAAACTTAATGGAGCCGTTGATGGGAATTTACTCAGCAGAGGAATTGTTTTCCCATATATCAGAATTGACGCAGATGTCTATGGTTTCCACTCTTACAGCACAGACGGACACTGAAGTTTTTCATGA
Coding sequences within:
- a CDS encoding sigma-70 family RNA polymerase sigma factor, which translates into the protein MKNEDAQLVNQFLTGNENAFTTLVKKYQKSVHALAWRKIGDFHIAEELTQDTFLKAYQKLATLKNPNQFAGWLYVIADRICIDWHRKQKPPIESLETTSAEEIDGSSYRQYEDEQREEASVEHRRRRVRNLLEKLPESERTVVTLHYLGEMTSKAIGEFLGVSPNTVKSRLQRARNRLKEQENMIQETLGSVHLPTNFTENIIRQVADIKPVSPTSGRPLVPWAITSATAIVIFLIMGVGSQYLARFQKPYNLNAQSEITVDIIDAPIVLDSQAKPDLRNQSGRFENTGERGSTGPQLSEPVVLGAGRVEKETPPSTQQQWIQASGPAEASVLGLQVSAAGDIYAASSIGIYKLTPDASTWALINASVPITGNAPMAERGDTLYLVSSNEVIALTDRGENWKSLGKRPKGHAVGLVITDDGRYLALDDQVFRSTDTDKQWTPLVDKVEGRIILAIAAVENTVFVGTTQGLYRLHAGTWEKMPVDTTNAIHSLAVSGNNLYVGTGPDFYQLMTAEGRAAYTKQLMSGNNSQAWELFHSTDLGNSWTEITPTGNLLIMKMSPGIKVLAAGETVLALGLMGTFRSMDGGNTWTELGTDTLDPNSMMNAMMPSISPAVVSDENTLFKSGFFGPTRSTDGGGSWHPFMKGMVGTRIYNLVAFKNALYTNTNTSITRSTDGGESWKALRLDSGEPTLKSEKEVVPNDFLVSSKSAISDDIFYGIAAKGENELLIFHLSANGSLFVPIQGVPPFRGDLSIEKLKAVSQKAPKENIADNTSGDAEKADDFTDIIQQTDPMQHLEKYPTGFAVSGETFYVEYKRRLFRWKRGESEWFNTGLIDMAGLPKDIESLGDSMENFKLAVSDETVYVGKRDGHLFRSFDGGNTWKDLTPNLPLRFKHINEIVFAGSTVYVATNAGVLTSADGEHWGVITDRTGVNTVIDRMTAAGTTVYGVGSGGAHLLDKRGEWEKISPEVPDSIISATINGNRLYVATKQRGMFHISLENENN